CGTGCGGGGCTTTAATCCGGCTATGATCCAGGTGTCAGCCAAAACTTCCCGAGGACCGCTTTGCCCGACATCGGAACCGTCGTCCAAGACATCGCCGCCCGCATGTCGCTCCGCAAGGAGCGCGGCAAGGTGGCGAGCTATATTCCCGAGCTGGCCAAGGTCTCACCCGACCAGTTCGGCATCGCGGTGGTGACGGCGGAAGGCGAGATGCATGTGGGCGGGGATGCCGACACCCATTTCTCCATTCAGTCCATCTCCAAGGTCTTCACCCTGACCTTGGCGCTGGGCAAGGTGGGCGATGCGCTCTGGAACAAGGTGGGGCGGGAGCCGTCGGGCCATCCGTTCAACTCCATCGTCCAGCTGGAATATGAGAAGGGCAAGCCCCGCAATCCCTTCATCAATGCCGGTGCCATTGCGGTCACCGACGTGCTGCTGGCCGGCCACCAGCCGCGCGAGGTGTTGGGCGAGATCCTTCGCTTCATCCGCTTCGTGTCCGAGGACGACAGCATCGCCATGGACCAGCATGTGGCGCGCTCGGAGAAGCAGACCGGATTCCTCAACACCGCGCTCGCCAATTACATGCGGGCCTTCGGGGTGCTGGAAAACCCGGTGGACCATGCGCTGGGCGTTTATTTCCATCATTGCTCCATCGCTATGTCCTGCCGACAGATGGCCATGGCGGGACGCTATCTCGCCTTTTCCGGCCGCCTGCCGGGCTCGGGCATCCGCGTCATTTCCGCCGAGCGGGCGCGGCGTATCAATGCGCTGATGCTGACCTGCGGCCATTATGACGGCTCGGGCGAC
This genomic interval from Aquabacter sp. L1I39 contains the following:
- a CDS encoding glutaminase — protein: MSLRKERGKVASYIPELAKVSPDQFGIAVVTAEGEMHVGGDADTHFSIQSISKVFTLTLALGKVGDALWNKVGREPSGHPFNSIVQLEYEKGKPRNPFINAGAIAVTDVLLAGHQPREVLGEILRFIRFVSEDDSIAMDQHVARSEKQTGFLNTALANYMRAFGVLENPVDHALGVYFHHCSIAMSCRQMAMAGRYLAFSGRLPGSGIRVISAERARRINALMLTCGHYDGSGDFAFRVGLPGKSGVGGGILLVAPNKASICVWSPGLDPQGNSVLGTQALEELAKAMRWSVFGE